A DNA window from Porphyromonadaceae bacterium W3.11 contains the following coding sequences:
- a CDS encoding IS256 family transposase — MQFKEILSNVMTEPNGVGRLMELIIEIAMQGERELYKEDSGDVSNGYRPRRIFASGNMLELRVPRTRQQGFMPLILGVLKDQEKEMGELAGYLYSCGNTMEDISGVFERLYGKRYSTSQINRLSLSTQEAVEEWRQRRLPRTLEALVIDATYLPVRRGESVSKEAFFVVMSLDSEGRRDIVGVYNNPTEGSGIWGEFFEDLKSRGLEEVGLIISDGLNNIEEVAREHFTEVEVQLCTVHLQREITRKIRPRDKSAIASDLQEVFSKDGSRSSPLDGLESFKNFAFRWRKSYPFLTKIANGQRIEYYFTYLKYDVSVRKYIHSTNWIERFNRQVKKGARYKCALPSVESALHLIGSIAINATYLKKRIGDLTLGLRKNNEK, encoded by the coding sequence ATGCAATTTAAGGAAATTCTATCAAACGTGATGACAGAGCCAAATGGAGTTGGCCGTTTAATGGAGTTAATCATCGAAATAGCGATGCAAGGGGAGAGGGAACTGTATAAAGAAGATAGTGGCGATGTGAGCAATGGATACCGCCCCCGTCGCATCTTTGCGAGTGGTAATATGCTAGAATTACGAGTACCCCGAACTCGGCAGCAGGGCTTCATGCCCTTGATTTTAGGCGTTCTCAAAGATCAAGAGAAAGAGATGGGAGAACTAGCAGGTTATCTATATAGCTGCGGTAATACGATGGAGGATATCTCTGGAGTATTCGAGCGTTTGTATGGTAAACGTTATAGTACGAGTCAAATCAATCGTCTCTCCTTATCAACCCAAGAAGCAGTAGAAGAGTGGCGTCAAAGACGTCTACCGAGGACTTTAGAGGCACTTGTTATCGATGCTACATATCTTCCTGTACGGAGAGGAGAAAGTGTGAGCAAGGAGGCATTTTTTGTAGTGATGAGTTTAGATAGCGAAGGACGTCGAGACATCGTGGGTGTCTATAATAATCCAACAGAGGGAAGCGGCATCTGGGGCGAGTTTTTTGAGGATCTAAAAAGCCGAGGACTCGAAGAGGTAGGACTAATCATTTCAGACGGGTTGAATAACATTGAAGAGGTTGCACGTGAGCACTTTACAGAAGTGGAAGTCCAGCTCTGCACGGTGCATCTACAGCGAGAAATAACTCGAAAGATACGCCCTCGAGATAAGTCAGCCATCGCAAGTGATCTACAGGAGGTCTTTAGTAAAGACGGCTCAAGAAGCTCACCTTTAGATGGCCTAGAGAGCTTTAAAAACTTTGCGTTCAGATGGCGTAAGAGCTATCCTTTTCTCACAAAAATAGCTAACGGTCAGAGGATAGAGTATTACTTCACATACCTAAAATACGACGTCAGTGTTCGCAAGTACATTCATAGTACTAACTGGATAGAACGCTTCAATAGACAGGTAAAGAAAGGGGCTCGATATAAATGTGCATTACCTAGCGTAGAATCCGCTCTACACTTGATAGGTAGTATTGCAATCAATGCAACCTATCTGAAGAAAAGAATAGGAGATCTAACTCTTGGACTTAGGAAGAACAATGAAAAGTAA